One Choloepus didactylus isolate mChoDid1 chromosome 8, mChoDid1.pri, whole genome shotgun sequence DNA window includes the following coding sequences:
- the IFNG gene encoding interferon gamma, producing MNYTGYLLAFQLCIILGSSGCYSQAPFLREIQNLKEYFNASSSDVADGGPLFLDILKNWKEESDKKIIQSQIVSFYFKIFENFKGNKIIQKSMDTIKEDMIVKFFNSSYNKLNDFLKLIQTPVNDLMVQRKAMNELFKVMYDLSPRSTLRKRKRSQGVFQGRRASN from the exons ATGAATTACACAGGCTATCTCTTAGCGTTTCAGCTTTGCATCATTTTGGGTTCTTCCGGCTGCTATAGCCAGGCCCCTTTTTTGAGAGAAATACAAAACCTAAAGGAATATTTT AATGCAAGTAGTTCGGATGTAGCAGATGGTGGGCCTCTATTCTTGGATATTTTGAAGAACTGGAAAGAG GAGAGTGACAAAAAAATAATTCAGAGCCAAATTGTCTCCTTTTACTTCAAAATCTTTGAGAACTTTAAAGGCAACAAGATCATCCAAAAAAGCATGGATACCATCAAGGAAGACATGATCGTCAAGTTCTTCAACAGCAGTTACAACAAGCTGAATGACTTCTTAAAGCTGATTCAAACTCCG GTGAATGACCTTATGGTCCAGCGCAAAGCAATGAATGAACTCTTCAAAGTGATGTACGATCTGTCACCCAGATCTACCCTAAGGAAGCGAAAAAGGAGTCAGGGTGTGTTTCAAGGCCGGAGAGCATCCAATTAA